The proteins below come from a single Hyperolius riggenbachi isolate aHypRig1 chromosome 8, aHypRig1.pri, whole genome shotgun sequence genomic window:
- the LOC137529015 gene encoding calcium/manganese antiporter SLC30A10-like encodes MEGGTTDTTEKRQRLAKHKQAVTMVSHTLLITFAFAVFLTQIVLSRLSDSLLTLTDSAHTLSLVIALCPNTILAYSSSLSSEAKARLPTLFSLLSPLVLSSLCLALTLGSLGHLVHPHHSHRPALVFVAGVLGLLFNVIYLAITGAFQGLCVSTAQQQQPKWRLVLGLLSSLAPSTLLLTSCLLLHLFSHPAVHYVDPGLSLVSIAIMVASVFSDMVQNGCVLLQAIPPSTNFHSLKTDLDKLCGPYGHHELHMWGFSKDHGVASLHVHCSGVEAYKNILSQARVLFKGHGIRELTIQPEFGSPGPCALACGPTCAHYACCDSTHSSSNALVLANNVCA; translated from the exons ATGGAGGGGGGAACCACAGACACCACAGAGAAGAGGCAGAGGCTGGCAAAGCACAAACAAG CTGTAACGATGGTGTCCCATACTCTGCTAATCACATTTGCTTTTGCAGTTTTTCTAACCCAGATAGTACTGAGTAGACTGTCAGATTCCCTGCTTACTCTCACTGATTCAGCCCATACTTTATCCCTTGTGATTGCACTTTGCCCCAATACCATCCTTGCCTACTCTTCCTCCTTGTCTTCCGAAGCCAAGGCCCGCCTTCCCACCCTGTtctctctgctctcccctctcgTCCTCTCCTCCCTGTGTCTGGCTCTCACTCTAGGTTCACTGGGACATCTGGTTCATCCTCACCACTCTCACCGCCCAGCTCTCGTCTTTGTGGCTGGAGTCCTGGGTCTTCTCTTCAATGTCATATATCTGGCTATAACCGGAGCTTTCCAAG GTCTGTGTGTATCAACAGCCCAACAGCAACAACCAAAATGGCGCTTGGTTCTAGGTCTGCTGTCCTCTCTGGCTCCTTCTACTCTCCTGCTCACCAGCTGTTTGCTTCTTCATCTGTTCAGTCACCCTGCTGTACACTATGTGGACCCCGGCCTGTCTTTGGTTTCTATAGCAATCATGGTGGCCTCTGTCTTCTCAGACATGGTTCAAAATGGCTGTGTTCTCCTCCAGGCCATTCCTCCATCTACCAATTTCCACAGCCTCAAGACAGACTTGGATAAACTCTGTGGCCCCTATGGACATCATGAGCTTCATATGTGGGGCTTTTCTAAAGACCATGGAGTTGCCTCTCTTCATGTTCACTGCTCTGGAGTGGAAGcttacaaaaatattttaagcCAAGCCAGAGTTCTGTTTAAGGGCCATGGCATAAGGGAGCTGACAATACAGCCAGAATTTGGAAGTCCAGGCCCGTGTGCCTTGGCTTGTGGACCTACCTGTGCCCATTACGCCTGCTGTGACTCCACACATTCTTCAAGTAATGCATTAGTTTTAGCCAATAATGTGTGTGCATGA